A section of the Ignavibacteriales bacterium genome encodes:
- a CDS encoding amidohydrolase, producing MSFRKVIPAILLIIGIFWLTGCSTNPDVVYTNGKIYTMDDKNSVVEAVAIKDGKILDVGTTSEISEKYKGSETVDLGGKIVLPGLIDTDGNLFIYSRNLDLVNLAGATSVEQIKKLLKDKIATSSGEEWIGGYGFNPELFPEEDLELITKETLDEVSTDKNIYLIDNLNIALWGNSKLFQTAGITPETQSPENGEILVDEESGQLIGILAGSAMDLVRKIIPELTIDRQKKLLSDAGNELLSWGITEVQDRYLTSDGIETIRGLIDEGKFPVGVYAVLTGGDEGFEKYLEKGIEVNYKDKLTIRSVSMDYDGAFELQDAAMIDEYKNDPKRKTPYDSDTQIESVFKRGLEKGFQLRVKAVGDLGVEKSLDAIERVVRDVKPEDHRTVLEQSEFVREKDLTRIKDLKVIPSIRPEVCISDAQILPFLINESNEKNLGLWNSLIQSAGKITAGSDFPFHILNPFVQMYYLTTRSVIGSDSVKIPNQNQKISLQDAIRAYTVWAAYSAFEEKFRGSIEKDKYADMIVISNDIFADSKNLLETKVLKTIVNGVVVYGGDKKPSAFK from the coding sequence ATGAGCTTTAGAAAGGTAATTCCTGCGATATTATTGATTATAGGTATATTTTGGCTAACGGGGTGCTCAACTAACCCGGATGTAGTGTACACAAACGGCAAAATATACACAATGGATGATAAAAACAGCGTGGTTGAGGCTGTAGCGATAAAGGATGGGAAAATACTGGATGTGGGGACTACATCGGAAATATCGGAAAAATATAAAGGAAGCGAGACCGTAGACCTTGGCGGGAAGATAGTTTTGCCGGGATTGATAGATACCGATGGGAATTTGTTTATTTATTCGAGAAATCTGGATCTGGTAAATTTAGCGGGCGCTACGAGTGTCGAGCAGATTAAGAAGCTTTTGAAGGATAAAATAGCAACCAGCAGTGGCGAGGAATGGATAGGTGGTTACGGATTTAACCCGGAATTATTCCCTGAAGAGGATCTCGAGCTGATAACAAAGGAAACATTAGACGAAGTATCCACAGATAAGAATATATACCTTATCGATAATTTGAACATAGCATTATGGGGTAACTCGAAATTATTCCAAACCGCGGGGATAACGCCTGAGACACAATCTCCCGAGAATGGCGAGATATTAGTAGATGAAGAGAGCGGTCAGTTGATAGGGATTCTTGCGGGTTCAGCTATGGACCTGGTAAGGAAAATCATACCGGAATTAACAATAGACAGACAAAAGAAACTGCTTTCGGATGCGGGCAATGAATTACTCAGCTGGGGTATAACAGAAGTTCAGGATAGGTATCTCACAAGTGACGGAATAGAAACGATTCGAGGATTGATAGACGAGGGTAAATTCCCGGTTGGGGTTTACGCGGTATTAACAGGCGGTGATGAAGGATTCGAGAAGTATTTAGAAAAGGGAATAGAAGTAAACTATAAAGATAAGCTGACGATAAGGTCTGTTTCCATGGATTATGACGGGGCATTCGAACTGCAGGATGCGGCTATGATAGACGAGTATAAGAACGATCCAAAAAGAAAAACTCCATATGATTCCGATACACAAATAGAGAGTGTATTTAAGAGAGGATTAGAGAAAGGATTTCAGCTAAGGGTGAAGGCAGTGGGCGACCTGGGAGTTGAGAAGAGTCTCGATGCAATAGAGCGGGTAGTGCGAGACGTGAAGCCGGAGGATCACAGGACGGTATTGGAGCAGAGTGAGTTCGTGAGAGAGAAAGATCTGACAAGGATAAAAGATCTCAAGGTTATTCCTTCGATAAGGCCGGAAGTTTGTATATCGGACGCGCAGATACTGCCGTTTTTGATAAATGAGAGCAATGAGAAGAACCTGGGCCTGTGGAATTCATTGATACAGTCTGCCGGAAAGATAACGGCAGGATCGGACTTTCCGTTCCACATACTGAATCCGTTCGTGCAGATGTATTATCTTACGACGAGGTCGGTGATAGGAAGCGACAGTGTGAAGATACCAAATCAAAATCAAAAGATATCACTGCAGGATGCGATAAGGGCTTACACAGTATGGGCGGCGTATTCGGCGTTTGAAGAAAAGTTCAGAGGTTCTATAGAGAAAGATAAGTACGCAGATATGATTGTAATATCAAATGATATATTTGCCGACAGTAAGAACCTGCTGGAAACGAAGGTGCTTAAAACAATTGTAAATGGAGTGGTGGTTTATGGAGGCGACAAAAAACCGTCAGCATTTAAATAA